Part of the Vagococcus jeotgali genome, TAAATCCAGCTCTATCATACTTTTCGTAGTCAAGAAACGCTGTTAATTCAGCCTGTAATAATGAGTTGATAGCGAGTTCTAAATGACGACGAAATAAATCATCTAAATCACCTTTATTAATTAGTGTTTCCATTATTTCTGTAGTAAAATGAGTCATGAGAAAGTCCTCCTATAAAATTTCTGTGTCGTAACTTTAATTTTACAGAATGGACTTTCTCTTTTTCTACCCTAAATTTCTATTTACACAAAATATTTTACCCTATCCTTACTCCTAAAAACAAGAATGTACTTAATATCAAACAAAGACTCATATAGATACTTCCAGTTGTCTGAATAGTATGTCTTCTATTAAGAGACTTAATAAATGAAATCATCAACGTACCAAATATTAAACATAACATACTTAATAAGTTGAGCTGCCCTTTTAATATCATGATCAATAAGAATATAGCAACCCATACAATAAAGAGTCCAATTTTTTCATATGAAAAAACACCGATTGATAACCCCATCAAAAATACTCCTAAAAGAATCATAAAAAAGAGAGTACCTGTAGTTGAGTAATCAACAGATAAACCAAATAGATAAGTTCCTCTTATTTGGCCAACTTACTTTAAAACCTCATTCACCATCAAAAAATAGGTATTACGAATATTTTGTATGAATACTAAAGCAACAAGTAGGGTTATTAAAAATATTAAGGAGAGATAGATTCCTGATTTTTTAGTTAATTTGCTACCTATAATGTAGATGATAACCATAATTCCTAAACTGATTAGACTCACACCTATATAACGATTAACTATCTCAGATAAATCAGCCAGTATTAATAAAAAACTACTTGGTATTAACACCAAAGATAACCATTTTAAAAAAATAGTTAACACATTCATAATAGTGGTTTGATGATTCTGGAATGAGACACGAATATGTTTAATTCGACTTCTAATCCGTCTTTTTTTCTTCATCATGACTCCTCCTAAAACACAACTTTCATTAAATCTTTTTCAATGTTTTTTGAACTTAAAAAAACCTCATCATCTGTTACTGATTTTGATCTACGACTGACAATCACAGGTGTAAATTTCCCTTCATAAACTAGAGGCCTAATCACATCCCCTTTATTAGCTGTTAAATAAAATAATTCATTTACCTCTGTTGCTAATAAACTATCAGTTATCTTATCTAATACTTGTGAGGAATCATGTTCATAGCTAATATCTTCAATGCTATGGTATAACTTATATAATTCTTCTTGTGAAGATATCGTATCTATCTTAATTTGTTCCAACTCAACACTATACCAAGCTATCATAACAGGAATATATTGGTCTAAAAAACCACTCACTAAAGAAGCATATGAAGACAATAAGGCATCTAACTCTCTTGTTTTAGCTTTTTCTCTTTTTTTAACATAATGAGACTCTAACAACACAATTCTCATACTCTCAGCTACCTCGCTTAATTCTTTCACTATTAATTGATTTTCTTTCACTGAGAGCTTCCCATGAATTTGTTTAATCGAATCACCCATGTCGAATTGCTCATAACTGCTCCTGGTTTAAAGACAAATTCTTGCTTACCGCTGTCATACATAGTGAAACCAACTACATCAGAAGGCGTCACATCTGGTGTAAACTGGATACGTTTAAAACTTAAATCCAGCACCCGACTAAAAGATAAGGCCATCGTTTTTTCCCTACACCTGGTACATCATCTAGTAAAATATGACCTTGCGCTAACATAGACATTAGTACTTTTTTTAATGTCTTATCTTTACCATGAACAGATCTTTTTAACTCCTCTAAAATTAAACTTGCTTCTTTCTCCATTTTTACACGTCCTATTTTTAAAAGCCATATTTGACTTGTATTCGCTTAAGTACATCTCCAATTGGTTTATACAACACTAGCAAAAAGATAGCATTTGAAATCATATAAGTAACAGTCATTGGTAAACTTCTAGCTAACATGGCTAAATATCTTGTCCATGAAAAACTTTGGAAGTTAAGAACTGACCAGGAATCCATAATAACTGAGAATAATATTCCTGATATAATTCCTAATAAGACTAAATAAATCTTATTCTTCTGGCACTTTTTACTAATGAAAGGAATACCCGCAATAAAACCAATAAGCCCCCAAGAAAACATTTGAAAAGGAGTCCAAGGGCCCTGTCCATAAATAACATTGGACCCAACTGCAGCCAGTGCTCCCACTAAAAATCCTTCCTCACTACCTAAATACATACCAGCAATAATAATAACTGCTGACATTGGTTTGACAAATGGAACCATAAAAAAGGCAACCCGACCAACAATAGCAATCGCTGCTAGTACTGCAATCAAAACAATAAGTAACATACTGCTATCTTTTTTCTCATACTTATAAAAAATAGGGAACATAGATACTAAGATAATTCCAATAGAAATAATATTATATTTCCGGCCATTAAATAAATTAACTCCCATGACAATAATTAATGGAATCACAATTAAAATGAGACAAATTGTGATGATATTTTTCATTTTTTTACTCAAGATGTACTCGCCACACTTTCTTTAGCACAGGCAATCACTTGATTTGTTGTGATTGCCTCAGGATATAGTTGTTTAGCAATTCGATTAGATGCTGTTGTATAAAATGTATTATTGGCAAAAAATTCAATCGTTTGATCTGTTGAAATGACTTCTCTATCAAAAAATAATCCACAACGATCTGAGTATTCTGCTGCAAATTCCACATCATGAGTTACCATCAAAATAGTTACTCCTTCATCTTTTAACTCCTTTAAAATCTGACCAAATGATTCTTTAGAAAAGGCATCCATCCCCTTAGTTGGCTCATCAAGTAATAAAATTTTTGGTTTTAATAATAAAATTTTACCTAAAGCTGCCTTTTGCTGTTCACCACCACTTAAATCATAAGGATGCTGATCAATTAAATGTGTAATACCTATTTTTTTAAGGTTTTCTTGAATCAATCTTTCTGTTTCGTCTTTGCTGTACCCAACACTTTTAGCAATTTCTTCATAATCTTCTCTAATAGTTGGTTGAATAAATAATAGCTGAGGGTTTTGAAGTAAAAAAGCTAAATTCTGACGATATAATTCATTGTCTTTATACTTTTTAATTAATTTTTGATTGATTTTAACCTTTCCCTTATAGGCCTTTCTTTGCCCTGAAATCACACTTAATAAAGTGGATTTACCTACACCATTTCCACCTAACATACTAAAAATTTCACCTTTTTTAATGCGTAAATTGACTTTGTATAAAATATCAGGCAAGTTACGCTCATATTTAAAACAGACATCTTTTAAATCAATCACAGCCTCTGTTGAAGATATTTTCTCTGATACACGCTCAGAAAAAGACATAGGTAAAGGTAAGTAGTATTTATTTAAATAACCTTTCCCTTCTTTAATCGTTAAAGGGCAAACTCCTGTGTGGTTTAAACCGTTGTAAATTCTAACAGCACTAGGTAAGCCTTTTTCCATTTTTTTTGCTCGTTGATTTAAATGAATACTCTCCCCAACTTTTCTAGGTGAATCAACTAAAACCACCTCACCTGAATCCATGACGACTACCTTATCTGCTAAGGGAAAAACATCTTCTAAACGGTGCTCAACAATAATAATAGTCAGGCCAAGCTCTAAGTTTAACTTATGCAAAGTTTGAATAAATTCTGAAGCAGCAATAGGGTCTAACTGAGAAGTTGGCTCATCTAAAATCAAAACTTTAGGATCCATAACAAGAACACTAGCCAAATTAACTAACTGCTTCTGTCCTCCTGATAAATCAGCTGTGTTTTTTCTAAAGAGCTGTTGAATACCAAAAAAACTAGACATCTCACCTACTCTTCTTCTCATCACTTGAGAAGG contains:
- a CDS encoding ECF transporter S component, with amino-acid sequence MIPLIIVMGVNLFNGRKYNIISIGIILVSMFPIFYKYEKKDSSMLLIVLIAVLAAIAIVGRVAFFMVPFVKPMSAVIIIAGMYLGSEEGFLVGALAAVGSNVIYGQGPWTPFQMFSWGLIGFIAGIPFISKKCQKNKIYLVLLGIISGILFSVIMDSWSVLNFQSFSWTRYLAMLARSLPMTVTYMISNAIFLLVLYKPIGDVLKRIQVKYGF
- a CDS encoding AAA family ATPase, with product MALSFSRVLDLSFKRIQFTPDVTPSDVVGFTMYDSGKQEFVFKPGAVMSNSTWVIRLNKFMGSSQ
- a CDS encoding ABC transporter ATP-binding protein — translated: MAIIDIKDLTFTYPNQDKPALDNISLEIQQGEFVVICGSSGCGKTTLLNMLKPSLAPNGKKSGHISFLNQPITSFEEKTLASDIGFVMQNPESQIVTDKVWHELVFGLENMGVPSQVMRRRVGEMSSFFGIQQLFRKNTADLSGGQKQLVNLASVLVMDPKVLILDEPTSQLDPIAASEFIQTLHKLNLELGLTIIIVEHRLEDVFPLADKVVVMDSGEVVLVDSPRKVGESIHLNQRAKKMEKGLPSAVRIYNGLNHTGVCPLTIKEGKGYLNKYYLPLPMSFSERVSEKISSTEAVIDLKDVCFKYERNLPDILYKVNLRIKKGEIFSMLGGNGVGKSTLLSVISGQRKAYKGKVKINQKLIKKYKDNELYRQNLAFLLQNPQLLFIQPTIREDYEEIAKSVGYSKDETERLIQENLKKIGITHLIDQHPYDLSGGEQQKAALGKILLLKPKILLLDEPTKGMDAFSKESFGQILKELKDEGVTILMVTHDVEFAAEYSDRCGLFFDREVISTDQTIEFFANNTFYTTASNRIAKQLYPEAITTNQVIACAKESVASTS